A single region of the Oryzias latipes chromosome 21, ASM223467v1 genome encodes:
- the trim13 gene encoding E3 ubiquitin-protein ligase TRIM13 isoform X3, which produces MEGLEEELTCPICCSLFEDPRVLLCSHSFCKKCLEALVEGNRGVVFRNPLKCPTCRKETPHNGANSLQVNYSLRGIVEKYSKLKVKPRNSVCKQHCSHPLNIFCATDSKLICGICATSGDHKGHKFSSLEDAYEQENGAFEEMLRGAESWQSADILSCLQTLQANKKKALQSVTKDAEKVAEYFDKLIGALECKKSEMLSDFETLKLVVMQAYDPQIDRLSAALEDQRRALGMAEHFKSVTDPLCFLQQMQEFREKLKVLKETPLPSRKDINIDPCVRNFDVKKWDSLRLSEVDKISVPHENGSYRTGGSRMPGARRVVSSLILLLLLPLILHALMPHILVADVASTLDHFIKALVSQTSAILQKTTDLFKSFMDADQEYINWPNIWQL; this is translated from the coding sequence ATGGAGGGGCTGGAAGAGGAGCTTACATGCCCGATCTGCTGCAGTCTGTTCGAGGACCCACGGGTGCTGCTCTGCTCCCACAGCTTTTGCAAGAAGTGTTTGGAGGCTCTAGTGGAGGGGAACCGAGGTGTAGTGTTCAGAAATCCCCTTAAATGCCCCACATGCCGCAAAGAGACCCCTCACAACGGCGCAAATTCCCTGCAGGTTAACTACTCCCTCCGCGGAATAGTTGAGAAGTACAGCAAGTTAAAGGTTAAGCCTAGAAACTCTGTCTGCAAGCAGCACTGCAGCCATCCTCTTAACATATTTTGCGCAACCGATTCAAAGCTCATTTGCGGGATTTGCGCAACATCGGGCGACCACAAAGGGCACAAATTCAGCTCCTTGGAGGATGCCTATGAGCAGGAGAACGGGGCGTTTGAAGAGATGTTGCGCGGAGCGGAGAGCTGGCAGAGCGCAGACATTCTCTCCTGCCTGCAAACACTCCAAGCCAATAAGAAGAAGGCGCTCCAGTCTGTCACCAAGGACGCGGAAAAAGTGGCGGAATATTTCGACAAACTCATCGGTGCCCTGGAATGCAAAAAAAGCGAGATGCTGTCCGATTTTGAGACTCTGAAGCTGGTGGTGATGCAGGCGTACGACCCGCAGATCGACAGGCTCAGCGCCGCGCTGGAAGACCAGAGGCGCGCGCTCGGCATGGCAGAGCATTTCAAGAGCGTCACTGACCCCCTGTGCTTTCTGCAGCAGATGCAGGAGTTCCGAGAAAAGCTAAAGGTCCTCAAAGAGACGCCCCTGCCCTCCCGGAAAGATATCAACATCGACCCCTGTGTCCGAAATTTCGATGTGAAAAAGTGGGATTCCCTTAGACTGAGTGAAGTCGACAAGATTTCAGTCCCCCACGAGAATGGCTCTTACCGAACCGGAGGCTCACGGATGCCAGGAGCCAGGCGGGTCGTTTCCTCCCtgattctcctcctgctgctgccgtTAATCCTGCATGCACTAATGCCTCACATTTTAGTGGCGGACGTGGCCTCGACGTTGGATCACTTCATTAAAGCGCTCGTCTCTCAGACCTCCGCGATTTTGCAGAAAACAACTGATTTGTTCAAAAGTTTCATGGATGCAGACCAGGAGTACATCAACTGGCCAAACATTTGGCAACTGTAA
- the trim13 gene encoding E3 ubiquitin-protein ligase TRIM13 isoform X2 produces the protein MRGAMEGLEEELTCPICCSLFEDPRVLLCSHSFCKKCLEALVEGNRGVVFRNPLKCPTCRKETPHNGANSLQVNYSLRGIVEKYSKLKVKPRNSVCKQHCSHPLNIFCATDSKLICGICATSGDHKGHKFSSLEDAYEQENGAFEEMLRGAESWQSADILSCLQTLQANKKKALQSVTKDAEKVAEYFDKLIGALECKKSEMLSDFETLKLVVMQAYDPQIDRLSAALEDQRRALGMAEHFKSVTDPLCFLQQMQEFREKLKVLKETPLPSRKDINIDPCVRNFDVKKWDSLRLSEVDKISVPHENGSYRTGGSRMPGARRVVSSLILLLLLPLILHALMPHILVADVASTLDHFIKALVSQTSAILQKTTDLFKSFMDADQEYINWPNIWQL, from the exons ATGCGG GGAGCCATGGAGGGGCTGGAAGAGGAGCTTACATGCCCGATCTGCTGCAGTCTGTTCGAGGACCCACGGGTGCTGCTCTGCTCCCACAGCTTTTGCAAGAAGTGTTTGGAGGCTCTAGTGGAGGGGAACCGAGGTGTAGTGTTCAGAAATCCCCTTAAATGCCCCACATGCCGCAAAGAGACCCCTCACAACGGCGCAAATTCCCTGCAGGTTAACTACTCCCTCCGCGGAATAGTTGAGAAGTACAGCAAGTTAAAGGTTAAGCCTAGAAACTCTGTCTGCAAGCAGCACTGCAGCCATCCTCTTAACATATTTTGCGCAACCGATTCAAAGCTCATTTGCGGGATTTGCGCAACATCGGGCGACCACAAAGGGCACAAATTCAGCTCCTTGGAGGATGCCTATGAGCAGGAGAACGGGGCGTTTGAAGAGATGTTGCGCGGAGCGGAGAGCTGGCAGAGCGCAGACATTCTCTCCTGCCTGCAAACACTCCAAGCCAATAAGAAGAAGGCGCTCCAGTCTGTCACCAAGGACGCGGAAAAAGTGGCGGAATATTTCGACAAACTCATCGGTGCCCTGGAATGCAAAAAAAGCGAGATGCTGTCCGATTTTGAGACTCTGAAGCTGGTGGTGATGCAGGCGTACGACCCGCAGATCGACAGGCTCAGCGCCGCGCTGGAAGACCAGAGGCGCGCGCTCGGCATGGCAGAGCATTTCAAGAGCGTCACTGACCCCCTGTGCTTTCTGCAGCAGATGCAGGAGTTCCGAGAAAAGCTAAAGGTCCTCAAAGAGACGCCCCTGCCCTCCCGGAAAGATATCAACATCGACCCCTGTGTCCGAAATTTCGATGTGAAAAAGTGGGATTCCCTTAGACTGAGTGAAGTCGACAAGATTTCAGTCCCCCACGAGAATGGCTCTTACCGAACCGGAGGCTCACGGATGCCAGGAGCCAGGCGGGTCGTTTCCTCCCtgattctcctcctgctgctgccgtTAATCCTGCATGCACTAATGCCTCACATTTTAGTGGCGGACGTGGCCTCGACGTTGGATCACTTCATTAAAGCGCTCGTCTCTCAGACCTCCGCGATTTTGCAGAAAACAACTGATTTGTTCAAAAGTTTCATGGATGCAGACCAGGAGTACATCAACTGGCCAAACATTTGGCAACTGTAA
- the trim13 gene encoding E3 ubiquitin-protein ligase TRIM13 isoform X1 encodes MAWKQRKKIKGAMEGLEEELTCPICCSLFEDPRVLLCSHSFCKKCLEALVEGNRGVVFRNPLKCPTCRKETPHNGANSLQVNYSLRGIVEKYSKLKVKPRNSVCKQHCSHPLNIFCATDSKLICGICATSGDHKGHKFSSLEDAYEQENGAFEEMLRGAESWQSADILSCLQTLQANKKKALQSVTKDAEKVAEYFDKLIGALECKKSEMLSDFETLKLVVMQAYDPQIDRLSAALEDQRRALGMAEHFKSVTDPLCFLQQMQEFREKLKVLKETPLPSRKDINIDPCVRNFDVKKWDSLRLSEVDKISVPHENGSYRTGGSRMPGARRVVSSLILLLLLPLILHALMPHILVADVASTLDHFIKALVSQTSAILQKTTDLFKSFMDADQEYINWPNIWQL; translated from the exons ATGGCATGGAAACAACGGAAGAAAATCAAG GGAGCCATGGAGGGGCTGGAAGAGGAGCTTACATGCCCGATCTGCTGCAGTCTGTTCGAGGACCCACGGGTGCTGCTCTGCTCCCACAGCTTTTGCAAGAAGTGTTTGGAGGCTCTAGTGGAGGGGAACCGAGGTGTAGTGTTCAGAAATCCCCTTAAATGCCCCACATGCCGCAAAGAGACCCCTCACAACGGCGCAAATTCCCTGCAGGTTAACTACTCCCTCCGCGGAATAGTTGAGAAGTACAGCAAGTTAAAGGTTAAGCCTAGAAACTCTGTCTGCAAGCAGCACTGCAGCCATCCTCTTAACATATTTTGCGCAACCGATTCAAAGCTCATTTGCGGGATTTGCGCAACATCGGGCGACCACAAAGGGCACAAATTCAGCTCCTTGGAGGATGCCTATGAGCAGGAGAACGGGGCGTTTGAAGAGATGTTGCGCGGAGCGGAGAGCTGGCAGAGCGCAGACATTCTCTCCTGCCTGCAAACACTCCAAGCCAATAAGAAGAAGGCGCTCCAGTCTGTCACCAAGGACGCGGAAAAAGTGGCGGAATATTTCGACAAACTCATCGGTGCCCTGGAATGCAAAAAAAGCGAGATGCTGTCCGATTTTGAGACTCTGAAGCTGGTGGTGATGCAGGCGTACGACCCGCAGATCGACAGGCTCAGCGCCGCGCTGGAAGACCAGAGGCGCGCGCTCGGCATGGCAGAGCATTTCAAGAGCGTCACTGACCCCCTGTGCTTTCTGCAGCAGATGCAGGAGTTCCGAGAAAAGCTAAAGGTCCTCAAAGAGACGCCCCTGCCCTCCCGGAAAGATATCAACATCGACCCCTGTGTCCGAAATTTCGATGTGAAAAAGTGGGATTCCCTTAGACTGAGTGAAGTCGACAAGATTTCAGTCCCCCACGAGAATGGCTCTTACCGAACCGGAGGCTCACGGATGCCAGGAGCCAGGCGGGTCGTTTCCTCCCtgattctcctcctgctgctgccgtTAATCCTGCATGCACTAATGCCTCACATTTTAGTGGCGGACGTGGCCTCGACGTTGGATCACTTCATTAAAGCGCTCGTCTCTCAGACCTCCGCGATTTTGCAGAAAACAACTGATTTGTTCAAAAGTTTCATGGATGCAGACCAGGAGTACATCAACTGGCCAAACATTTGGCAACTGTAA